The following are encoded together in the Capsulimonas corticalis genome:
- a CDS encoding sensor histidine kinase, which translates to MLESSVRHVLTLLNAFIEDTSVIVMVAYLLTRSPAALELLEQRRRTPFETVRLGVIFGIAALTEIVFPGARYPYVTDTLIITFVALTVGIRVALVCVAFVVLGALSLEEPVVAAESIFAAFACVLVTYPLRMLTQQRFVWTGLLAGVLTQAWTLAFSMLLDPLRGVLSSGHAAISVAANGFGVLLLMLVTGDARTRARSERHRLQAERAEALSVRSRLAALQARLRPHFLFNTLTAIAALCRVAPEQAEEAVMDLSALMRQNLRGDENALVPIHQDLETARVYARIAEKRFGERLTIHWRLAADDGAALMVPAFTVQTLLENAIVHGVEPKMEPGTVVVSLRGGRGRAILAVQDDGAGMARDARRTALEGSGPAQHGLQILTRQMRLLYGERSRVRLYSNEDAGTLAVLMVPDGRNGGAKR; encoded by the coding sequence ATGCTAGAATCCTCTGTGCGCCACGTTCTCACCCTCCTCAACGCGTTTATCGAAGACACCAGCGTGATCGTGATGGTCGCGTATCTTCTGACGCGTTCTCCGGCGGCCCTGGAGCTGCTGGAGCAGCGCCGGCGCACTCCTTTTGAGACGGTGCGCCTGGGGGTGATCTTTGGGATCGCGGCGCTGACGGAGATCGTATTTCCCGGCGCGCGCTATCCCTATGTGACGGATACGCTGATCATTACGTTCGTGGCGCTGACGGTTGGTATCCGGGTCGCGCTGGTGTGCGTGGCGTTTGTTGTTCTGGGCGCGCTGTCCTTAGAGGAGCCGGTCGTGGCCGCCGAAAGCATCTTTGCGGCGTTCGCGTGCGTTCTCGTCACTTATCCGCTGCGCATGCTGACACAACAGCGGTTTGTGTGGACCGGGCTGCTGGCCGGCGTGCTGACCCAGGCATGGACGCTGGCGTTCTCCATGCTGCTGGACCCGCTCCGGGGCGTGCTGTCTAGCGGCCACGCCGCCATCAGCGTGGCCGCGAATGGCTTCGGCGTCCTCTTGCTGATGCTGGTCACCGGGGACGCGCGCACCCGGGCGCGCAGCGAGCGGCACCGTCTGCAAGCCGAGCGCGCCGAAGCCCTGTCCGTGCGCTCGCGGCTGGCGGCGCTCCAGGCGCGCCTTCGCCCGCACTTTCTGTTCAACACGCTGACGGCGATCGCGGCGCTCTGCCGCGTGGCGCCGGAGCAGGCCGAAGAAGCGGTGATGGATCTCAGCGCGCTGATGCGCCAGAACTTGCGCGGGGATGAGAACGCGCTCGTCCCGATCCATCAGGATCTGGAGACCGCGCGAGTTTACGCGCGCATCGCCGAAAAACGATTTGGAGAACGTCTGACCATTCACTGGCGTCTCGCCGCCGACGATGGCGCCGCGCTGATGGTTCCGGCATTCACCGTCCAGACTCTCCTGGAAAACGCCATCGTCCATGGGGTGGAGCCGAAGATGGAGCCTGGGACGGTCGTCGTGTCCCTTCGAGGTGGACGCGGGCGCGCGATCCTTGCGGTTCAGGATGATGGGGCGGGGATGGCGCGGGACGCGCGCCGCACGGCTTTGGAAGGATCGGGACCCGCGCAGCACGGGCTTCAGATCCTGACGCGGCAGATGAGACTTTTGTATGGGGAGCGTTCCCGCGTGCGTTTGTACAGCAATGAAGACGCCGGAACATTGGCGGTATTGATGGTTCCCGACGGCCGCAATGGAGGAGCAAAACGATGA
- a CDS encoding RES family NAD+ phosphorylase — protein sequence MHTITDLAWILPTLPRLSMHGHAYRIIDYKYLAASPPLHPNRYLYGLGAPAAGARFTSKGGPQAIYIANDLATAFDEANPVQAILRQTDPGLAPPTPPGGYASILYRLESVLDISDPTVQSALGTSTSELTGHWRQAQKRGHVAATQILGQAVYDSGVFQAIWYESARVPGSFCLAVLIDRLVAPAYLEVHDPNNNINERLP from the coding sequence ATGCACACAATCACGGATCTTGCCTGGATTTTGCCCACATTGCCTCGCCTCTCCATGCACGGGCATGCCTACCGAATCATCGACTATAAATATTTGGCGGCTTCTCCGCCTCTTCATCCAAATCGCTATTTGTATGGCCTGGGCGCTCCTGCGGCGGGAGCACGTTTTACGTCAAAGGGGGGACCTCAGGCCATTTATATTGCGAATGATTTGGCGACGGCGTTCGATGAAGCTAACCCGGTGCAGGCCATTTTGAGACAGACGGATCCTGGGCTGGCGCCGCCAACGCCGCCGGGAGGATACGCCTCCATCCTCTATCGATTGGAAAGCGTTTTGGATATCAGCGATCCCACAGTTCAGTCCGCACTCGGAACCAGTACTTCGGAACTCACAGGGCACTGGCGCCAAGCACAAAAGCGCGGACATGTTGCGGCCACGCAGATTCTTGGGCAAGCAGTCTATGACAGCGGCGTCTTCCAAGCAATTTGGTACGAATCCGCACGTGTTCCTGGAAGCTTTTGTTTGGCTGTATTGATTGATCGTTTGGTCGCCCCGGCCTATTTAGAAGTTCACGACCCGAATAACAACATCAACGAGCGCCTGCCTTAG
- a CDS encoding TadE/TadG family type IV pilus assembly protein, translating to MRRRRGYEDKTMKGRRRRSTRGAVIVEFAVVITFLTVMLFGIIQYAVILNATNTLSHLSREGARFAAVHSMESTADQPATTAGSIRNYIQTACSNTTISYAQINQVTISPAQSSPTRAAGSPITVSIQYDISQKYFMKDFIPGTSSGPVYITRTTTELIE from the coding sequence ATGAGAAGACGACGAGGTTATGAGGACAAGACGATGAAGGGCCGGCGGCGCCGCTCCACTCGCGGCGCAGTGATTGTTGAGTTCGCGGTCGTCATCACGTTTCTGACGGTTATGCTTTTTGGCATCATCCAGTATGCGGTGATCCTGAACGCGACAAACACGCTGAGTCATCTGAGTCGCGAGGGAGCGCGCTTCGCGGCGGTGCATTCCATGGAGTCAACCGCCGATCAGCCGGCGACGACCGCCGGCAGTATCCGCAACTATATCCAAACCGCGTGCTCGAATACGACGATCAGTTACGCGCAGATCAATCAGGTCACCATCTCCCCTGCCCAGTCCAGCCCCACCCGCGCGGCCGGTTCTCCGATCACGGTCAGCATTCAATATGATATCAGCCAGAAGTACTTCATGAAGGACTTTATTCCGGGAACAAGCTCGGGGCCGGTCTACATTACGAGAACGACAACGGAACTGATCGAATAG
- a CDS encoding LytR/AlgR family response regulator transcription factor, with protein MIRAVIADDEPLARLHLRKLLEDQAVEVVGEAGDSSLALQMAEDLRPDLLMLDIRMPGLSGLQTAEALTHLDAPPLIVFVTGYSEYAADAFERDALDYLLKPVSPARLAKTLTRARGRLTDQQARQDAAQAIDRRAIAEAEPLRRLPIRGDFAVRLIRVEEILCAVAREKRVYVRTKDGGEHRTYYTLAYLESVLPATDFLRIHDSCLVQLGEVEELLFLGSHAYEVRLSDTQRLPVSRTRYSDLQRRLGLDVLKPA; from the coding sequence ATGATCCGAGCCGTGATTGCCGATGACGAGCCGCTCGCGCGCCTGCACCTGCGAAAACTTTTGGAGGATCAAGCGGTCGAGGTCGTGGGGGAGGCCGGCGATTCGTCGCTGGCGCTCCAAATGGCGGAAGACCTGCGTCCCGACTTGCTGATGCTCGATATCCGCATGCCCGGCCTCTCGGGCCTTCAGACGGCCGAGGCGCTGACACATCTGGATGCGCCGCCGCTGATCGTGTTCGTCACCGGCTACTCCGAATACGCCGCGGACGCCTTCGAGCGAGACGCGCTCGATTACCTTCTCAAGCCCGTTTCGCCCGCGCGCCTGGCGAAGACACTGACACGGGCGCGCGGACGTCTCACGGACCAGCAGGCGCGCCAGGACGCCGCGCAGGCGATCGATCGGCGCGCAATCGCGGAAGCCGAGCCGTTGCGCCGTCTCCCGATCCGCGGCGACTTCGCGGTGCGCCTGATCCGCGTCGAGGAGATCCTGTGCGCCGTCGCGCGGGAAAAGCGCGTTTATGTCCGCACCAAGGACGGCGGCGAGCACCGCACCTACTACACGCTTGCCTATCTCGAATCCGTTCTCCCCGCCACGGACTTTCTCCGCATCCATGATTCGTGTCTTGTGCAGCTTGGAGAAGTGGAAGAACTGCTCTTTTTAGGCAGCCACGCCTATGAAGTGCGTCTGTCCGACACGCAGCGCCTGCCCGTAAGCCGCACGCGCTATTCGGACCTTCAGCGTCGGCTAGGGCTGGACGTGCTAAAACCCGCGTAA